Proteins from a single region of Oncorhynchus tshawytscha isolate Ot180627B linkage group LG03, Otsh_v2.0, whole genome shotgun sequence:
- the LOC112243261 gene encoding interleukin-10 receptor subunit beta: MQSTVFTISFVKLLCLTLPGMTAVSAELPSPSNIRITSINMGLVLEWDPPQNHMGNLTYRSEYKWKSIRNSYRVVCLDTTALCCDFTSHLNKFGVYTFQVRAEREGETSHWVETKEFVMDEHTTLGPPSVTLVSSGANIEVSIEDPVLRISEFKEIYNHATFNITYWKEGQEKKVKRMNGIQLHEVVLELEQWTRYCFQVWVVTERFFKQSQPSNVTCESTAKGKDRPWVMALGMFVVMAVSVPLVVLAFWHCYRVVSFLRPKVKLPGHFTVYLLDPQCSSILALQSSPQPDEVYHEVSIMPGGTETERESALWWTEHKAHNQTD; the protein is encoded by the exons ATGCAATCTACGGTGTTTACTATCTCGTTTGTCAAACTATTATGCTTAACTTTACCTGGAATGACAG CAGTGTCAGCTGAACTTCCAAGTCCCAGTAACATCAGAATTACCTCCATCAACATGGGACTAGTGTTGGAGTGGGATCCCCCTCAGAACCACATGGGAAACCTCACCTACAGATCAGAATACAAGTG GAAGAGCATCAGGAACAGCTACCGGGTCGTATGTTTGGACACAACTGCCCTATGCTGTGACTTCACCAGTCATCTAAACAAATTTGGAGTGTACACTTTCCAAGTGAGGgcagaacgagagggagagacatcTCACTGGGTGGAGACTAAGGAGTTTGTCATGGATGAACACA ccaCTTTAGGCCCTCCCAGTGTGACTCTAGTCTCCAGTGGTGCGAACATTGAAGTGAGCATCGAAGACCCAGTGCTCAGGATCTCTGAGTTTAAAGAGATCTACAATCATGCAACCTTTAACATCACCTACTGGAAGGAGGGCCAGGAGAAGAAG GTCAAACGGATGAATGGCATCCAACTGCATGAAGTGGTGTTGGAGCTGGAGCAATGGACCAGGTACTGTTTTCAGGTCTGGGTGGTAACCGAAAGGTTCTTCAAACAAAGCCAGCCCAGCAACGTTACGTGTGAGAGCACCGCTAAGG GCAAGGACAGGCCCTGGGTGATGGCCCTGGGGATGTTTGTGGTGATGGCTGTGTCAGTGCCCCTGGTGGTTCTAGCATTCTGGCACTGCTACAGGGTGGTCAGCTTCCTCAGACCCAAGGTCAAGCTGCCTGGACATTTCACAGTG TACCTGTTGGATCCTCAGTGCTCCTCCATCCTGGCCTTGCAGAGCAGCCCCCAGCCTGATGAGGTGTACCATGAGGTCAGCATCATGCCtggggggacagagacagagagagagagcgccctcTGGTGGACAGAACATAAAGCACATAACCAGACTGACTGA